In a genomic window of Leishmania donovani BPK282A1 complete genome, chromosome 32:
- a CDS encoding cyclin-dependent kinase regulatory subunit, whose protein sequence is MPAKPAQDFFSLDANGQREALIIIKKLQCKILYSDKYYDDVFEYRHVILPKDLARLVPTSRLMSEMEWRQLGVQQSQGWVHYMIHKPEPHVLLFKRPRT, encoded by the coding sequence ATGCCAGCGAAACCCGCGCAGGATTTCTTCTCCCTGGACGCGAACGGACAGCGCGAGGCACTCATCATTATTAAGAAGCTGCAGTGCAAGATTCTGTACAGCGACAAGTACTACGATGATGTGTTCGAGTACCGTCACGTGATTCTCCCGAAGGATCTTGCCCGCCTCGTCCCCACGAGCCGCCTCATGAGTGAGATGGAGTGGCGCCAGCTCGGCGTCCAGCAGTCGCAAGGGTGGGTGCACTACATGATTCACAAGCCAGAACCCCACGTGCTGCTCTTTAAGCGCCCTCGCACGTAA